The genomic stretch ttactttatgttctccaagcttgctgaagcaaaacactctatacacaaaaaaaagaaaatcaggaatatctgagacagtttatatttgtgttactgattcatggtggggatacaactgtgattcctggggatctgtggggtggaacacaggaattgactgggggtacagaccatcagatgccttatatagatggagccaacctggtggaatacctctactctctagaatgtctatctttaagatggacgagggcccaagtgcatataggttcagattaaacatagaacgccccagcagagcagataaaggtacctatgtagttggaatatggtggggaacagggtactatagcgaaaggcaaagctttcatttatgggacatgtttaacaatccagcgtatcagtctaaggctatcccccaaggtaaacccctaaggcctcatatagctaccttcaaggatatgatagccattaacaatcccacctttgaagacatcctagctattgaaactggtttctctgacatcaatttctggttagaatggatgaaatatagcgccaataaacataataaaagtaactgctatgtttgtggcagatctaggcctcacctaggcaccgtgccccttaatatacccctagagcaggaaagttgttttttcagcctttacaacggcagcaaaaccaatgacagccaatgtgaaatgtggaaaaaggaataccccatactctcaaaaaaccccaaccctggtaacacaataactatatacccaggtaactacacctgctacaactccactagccactctggtaaggattttaaaaattttcctcctggatactgctcagaaacacgtaacaccatcctagttaatcaaaccaagtccctaggggacatttattatatctgtggagatttaaaactcagaactagattaaatatcccatggaaaggtcaatgtgccttagccaaaataattatgccattacacatactcccaactaatgaaggttcccctacctcaaacactgctcccacacatagaagaaaaagggaaactccaataggtagcttcgatccacatgtttatattgacacaattggggtcccaagaggggtgccagacgaattcaaagctagagatgaagtagctgcaggatttgaatccttaatccctataataactgtcaataaaaatgttgcatggatcaattatatctactataaccaacagagattcattaatgataccaaagttgcactcaaaggtatagctgaacaattagaagccacctcccaaatggtaaagttaccctagccataaaaaaactagatgatttatccatagagctaaaaaagaaATTCTGGTATTGACAACCCCTGGAGCCAATACTTTgattggtttgaaaattggaaacagggtcttgttcaactaggaatctacatattgattgtgatagcaattttttgtgttgttttcttttgcattataccctgctgcagaaaactcgccacaaaaggtattgaaaactcgcttatgtatgaagccgtccttacaatccctcctaactcccctgcagcctataagcaatacctaactgaatatagaaataaaaagctccatgtaaagaatcatgttatataaatatatgattctaagaggggattgaagggttaaacatgctatatgaactgttatgtgcttgaatagacacgtacgcactctctacaggatgcccttgtctgttcatacaatataaggcttgtttgtgtcttatcttcaaggacagttacataccagatcaaacctgttacttctatttctgtgtgttactaaatatcctgcatgtaatgtcgtatgctacttctatttatccaatcatatgcttgcacatattgtatacacccatgtttcttatctatatagtacgctgtaatttttacaataaacagagtgattcttaactacagctgcgtgcttactctttgtgttaagagttactctcacgggtacctaaggggtcatcaaatcgaggtggttcagagatataatccttacaATAACCAACGTCCACCCCTGTCGTGTTAGAAATGGCAGACCACTTCTTAATTGTGCTATTGCTATTGAAAGCTGtaagtgtatttataatgggtgcaaggtgaccCCTTGGTCTACACATTGGCCCCTTGGTCTACACACTCTGTACCCAGAATATAACTACATGGTGCAGGCAAGAGAGTCCCTCTTCCTATGAGCCACCAGCTTGTCAGTGATATCTTCGGAAAAATGGCGTCTCACAGTGAAAGCAAAGGGGCACAGTGCAAGGACCTTTGATATCTTGTGAGTATGCACCAACATCCCATATATCTTGGGAAGATGGTGCCGTGTAGGAGGGTGGACCCACTTGCCAGATAGGTACTACGTGGAATGGCAGGGCTGCTGCAAAGAGAAGAGGGGAAGGGGGGTACCTGACGCGGGTCTTAACAAGAGATATGTCCCTTTTCAAAGCACCAttcgaattatgggggtcattccgagttgttcgctcggtaaatttcttcgcatcgcagcgattttccgcttagtgcgcatgcgcaatgtccgcactgcgactgcgccaagtaaatttgctatgcagttaggaattttactcacggttttttcttcgttctggtgatcgtaatgtgtttgacaggaagtgggtgtttctgggcggaaactggccgttttatgggagtgtgtgaaaaaacgctaccgtttctgggaaaaacgcgggagtggctggagaaacggaggagtgtctgggcgaacgctgggtgtgtttgtgacgtcaaaccaggaacgacaagcactgaactgatcgcactggcagagtaagtctcgagctactcagaaactgcacagagaagtcttttcgcaatattgcgaatctttcgttcgcaattttgataagctaagattcactcccagtaggcggcggcttagcgtgtgcaaagctgctaaaagcagcttgcgagcgaacaactcggaatgaccccctatatctaaaGAAACAGTCAGACTGTATATCCTGGCCTCCTCCTCTGTCACTATGTGGGCCTGTGAGGAGTGTAAATAGAGGAGGTGGTGGAGGACAGTAGTAGGAGATAGATACAGCCTGTATATCCTGGCCTCCTCCTCTGTCACTGTGTGGGCCTGTGAGGAGTGTAAATAGAGGAGGTGGTGGAGGACAGTAGTAGGAGATAGATACAACCTGTATATCCTGGCCTCCTCCTCTGTCACTGTGTGGGCCTGTGATGAGTGTAAGTAGAGGAGGAGATGGAGGACAGTAGTAGGAGATAGATACAACCTGTATATCCTGGCCTCCTCCTCAGTCACTGTGTGGGCCTGTGAGGATGGTAAGTAGAGGAGATGGAGGACAGTAGTAGGAGATAGCTAGAGCCTGTATATCCTGGCCTCCTCCTCTGTCACTGTGTGGGCCTGTGAGTAGTGTaagtagaggaggaggtggaggacagTAGTAGGAGATAGATACAACCTGTATATCCTGGCCTCCTCCTCTGTCACTGTGTGGGCCTGTGAGGAGTGTAAATAGAGGAGGTGGTGGAGGACAGTAGTAGGAGATAGATACAACCTGTATATCCTGGCCTCCTCCTCTGTCACTGTGTGGGCCTGTGATGAGTGTAAGTAGAGGAGGAGATGGAGGACAGTAGTAGGAGATAGATACAACCTGTATATCCTGGCCTCCTCCTCTGTCACTGTGTGGGCCTGTGAGGATGGTAAGTAGAGGAGATGGAGGACAGTAGTAGGAGATAGCTAGAGCCTGTATATCCTGGCCTCCTCCTCTGTCACTGTGTGGGCCTGTGAGTAGTGTaagtagaggaggaggtggaggacagTAGTAGGAGATAGATACAACCTGTATATCCTGGCCTCCTCCTCTGTCACTGTGTGGGCCTGTGAGTAGTGTAAGTAGAGGAGGAGATGGAGGACAGTAGTAGGAGATAGATACAACCTGTATATCCTGGCCTCCTCCTCTGCAACTGTGTGGGCCTGTGAGGATGGTAAGTAGAGGAGGAGATGGAGGACAGTAGTAGAAGATAGATACAACCTGTATATCCTGGCCTCCTCCTCTGTCACTGTGTGGGCCTGTGAGGAGTGTAAGTAGAGGAGGAGATGGAGGACAGTAGTAGGAGATAGATACAGCCTGTATATCCTGGCCTCCTCCTCTGTCACTGTGTGGGCCTGTGAGTAGTGTAAGTAGAGGAGGAGATGGAGGACAGTAGTAGGAGATGGATACAACCTGTATATCCTGTCCTCCTCCTCTGTCACTGTGTGGGCCTGTGAGTAGTGTAAGTAGAGGAGGAGATGGAGGACAGTAGTAGGAGATGGATACAGCCTGTATATCCTGGCCTCCTCCTCTGTCACTGTGTGGGCCTGTGAGTAGTGTAAGTAGAGGAGGAGATGGAGGACAGTAGTAGAAGATAGATACAGCCTGTATATCCTGGCCTCCTACTCTGTCACTGTGTGGGCCTGTGAGTAGTGTAAGTAGAGGAGGAGATGGAGGACAGTAGTAGGAGATGGATACAACCTGTATATCCTGGCCTCCTCCTCTGTCACTGTGTGGGCCTGTGAGTAGTGTAAGTAGAGGAGGAGATGGAGGACAGTAGTAGGAGATAGATACAGCCTGTATATCCTGGCCTCCTCCTCTGTCACTGTGTGGGCCTGTGAGGATGGTAAGTAGAGGAGGAGATGGAGGACAGTAGTAGGAGATAGATACAACCTGTATATCCTGGCCTCCTCCTCTGTCACTGTGTGGGCCTGTGAGTAGTGTAAGTAGAGGAGGAGATGGAGGACAGTAGTAGGAGACAGATACAACCTGTATATACTGGCCTCCTCCTCTGTCACTGTGTGGGCCTGTGAGTAGTGTAAGTAGAGGAGGAGATGGAGGACAGTAGTAGGAGATAGATACAACCTGTATATCCTGGCCTCctcctctgtcactgtgtgtgcctGTGAGTAGTGTAAGTAGAGGAGGAGATGGAGGACAGTAGTAGGAGACAGATACAACCTGTATATCCTGGCCTCCTCCTCTGTCACTGTGTGGGCCTGTGAGGATGGTAAGTAGAGGAGGAGATGGAGGACAGTAGTAGGAGATAGATACAACCTGTATATACTGGCCTCCTCCTCTGTCACTGTGTGGGCCTGTGAGTAGTGTAAGTAGAGGAGGAGATGGAGGACAGTAGTAGAAGATAGATACAGCCTGTATATCCTGGCCTCCTACTCTGTCACTGTGTGGGCCTGTGAGGATGGTAAGTAGAGGAGGAGCTGGAGGACAATAGTAGAAGATAGATACAGCCTGTATATGCTGGCCTCCTCCTCTGTCACTGTGTGGGCCTGTGAGTAGTGTAAGTAGAGGAGGAGATGGAGGACAGTAGTAGAAGATAGATACAGCCTGTATATCCTGGCCTCCTACTCTGTCACTGTGTGGGCCTGTGAGGATGGTAAGTAGAGGAGGAGCTGGAGGACAATAGTAGAAGATAGATACAGCCTGTATATGCTGGCCTCCTCCTCTGTCACTGTGTGGGCCTGTGAGTAGTGTAAGTAGAGGAGGAGATGGAGGACAGTAGTAGGAGATGGATACAACCTGTATATCCTGGCCTCCTCCTCTGTCACTGTGTGGGCCTGTGAGTAGTGTAAGTAGAGGAGGAGATGGAGGACAGTAGTAGGAGACAGATACAATCTGTATATGCTGGCCTCCTCCTCTGTCACTATGTGGGCCTGTGAGGAGTGTAAGTAGAAGAGGTGGTGGAGGACAGTAGTAGGAGACAGATACAGCCTGTATATCCTGGCCTCCTCCCCTGTCACTGTGTGGGCCTGTGAGGAGTGTAAGTAGAGGAGGAGATGGAGGACAGTAGTAGGAGATAGATACAGCCTGTATATCCTGGCCTCCTCCTCTGTCACTGTGTGGGCCTGTGAGGAGTGTAAGTAGAGGAGATGGAGGACAGTAGTAGGAGATAGCTAGAGCCTGAATATCCTGGCCTCCTCCTCTGTCACTGTGTGGGCGTGTGAGGAGTGTAAGTAGAGGAGGAGATGGAGGACAGTAGTAGGAGATAGATACAACCTGTATATCCTGGCCTCCTCCTCTGTCACTGTGTGGGCCTGTGAGGATGGTAAGTAGAGGAGGAGATGGAGGACAGTAGTAGGAGATAGATACAACCTGTATATCCTGGCCTCCTCCTCTGTCACTGTGTGGGCCTGTGAGTAGTGTAAGTAGAGGAGGAGATGGAGGACAGTAGTAGAAGATAGATACAGCCTGTATATCCTGGCCTCCTACTCTGTCACTGTGTGGGCCTGTGAGTAGTGTAAGTAGAGGAGGAGATGGAGGACAGTAGTAGGAGATGGATACAACCTGTATATCCTGGCCTCCTCCTCTGTCACTGTGTGGGCCTGTGAGTAGTGTAAGTAGAGGAGGAGATGGAGGACAGTAGTAGGAGATGGATACAACCTGTATATCCTGGCCTCcttctctgtcactgtgtgggccTGTGAGTAGTGTAAGTAGAGGAGGAGATGGAGGACAGTAGTAGGAGATAGATACAGCCTGTATATCCTGGCCTCCTCCTCTGTCACTGTGTGGGCTTTTGAGGGTGGTAAGTAGAGGAGGAGATGGAGGACAGTAGTAGGAGATAGATACAGCCTGTATAGGGTTGTCTTCAGGTTGCCGCCGGCCGGCCTCCTGGCGACCACCATACcagtgccagaatcctgaccgccggcataccatcttttctccctcttgggggtccacgacccccctggagggagaatagatagcgtagcgtgccaccgtgcccgtggaTCCCGGGAttacagtagggatcagtgtagggagcaggtagAGTGGATGTGGAgggcagtgaagaagggtgtagggagcagcgctggagggtgggtgtaggaagcggCGCGGGAAGGAGGCTGTAGGGAGCggcactggagggtgggtgtactGGTGTAGAAAGCAGTGccggagggtgggtgtaggaagcagtgccagtgagggagagtgggtgtaagtaatacctaCTATTAGgtaggcggcagccatggacacacaatgACTGAACGTGCCAGCAGCCATTTAAATTGTAGCGctggctgccagccaatcagaatgggcagtccggcagccaatcaggagccgctgctgcagcCACTTCCCTTCGCaatctaatcccgtgaatcccgggactgGAAGTTCCAATCCCGCGATTCAAATCCCGGTATTTTTGGTccagaatcccgggattggcctccctaaccatAGCGGATGTAAGATAGATGTTCGAAAAGGAATATAAAAAAAGACACCTACATgcgcttcctaccttactttatcAGGACGTGGGTTCCTCCTCTTCGTCAGCGCCAtcctcccagtgatatttgggaagatgacgctggccactagagatccaagactctggcacagtgccagagtcttagcTTTCAATGTGCaggtgccatcttcccgaagataccaccgggaaaatggcacagaCCACAGCATGGATATACTCTGGGGGGCCCTCCAGCAGCCCGGGTCCAAGTAATTAGTAACCTCTGGGGAGGTTAGATTCAGGATTGTCGAGAGGGCTGGGTAGTGCACTCTATACCTGGTTTGTTGGAGGGGCCCGGTCAATTGACCATcagccagggagagagaggagacttcTGCTGTGTTGCTATACAGTGGCCGGTGGAAGTGGGCAGGTAAGAAGTGTTACAGACAGAGAGGGTGATCGCAACCCTTCCCACCGATCACCGGCTGAAGGGGACAAATCCCCACCCCCCTGCCCCGATGGCTGAGCACAGCTCCGGTGTCACGGTGTCATGCACAGTattttttgacattttttattattattgaagAGGTCATGGCCACAGCCTCCTcctagtacctgggcccatcccagCTCTCGATGGCCCTGGCTCAATTGGCATCTAACAGGCCCAGGCAGCCACTGTTACTGTGTTCTGTCCTAGGTAAGTGGTTCTCTACACCTACGTATCACTAACCTATAAGCCCACTGTCTAGTCCCAAGGCTCAGGTTCACAGTGACGCTACAAGCTAGCCATTGATGACAGTACACCGAAACTCACACTGTATTGTTCTTGTATGGAGAGTCACCGACAAGAACCTGAGCCCCCCTGAGGCGGTCGCGGCAGCAGTCTTGTCTGTTTGTAATAACAACGGCGCCAACAGGAATCTTCTCCTTCATGTTTATATTCAGCCAGGGCTCGTGGTCGTTATTGGTGTGCGAGCAGGAACGCTTCATGAACTGGTTGTCGTCATTTCCATCTACGGCGAGTTCTGGGCCCGCCTTGAATCCTTGTGCGTTGTACGTGGAACTTTGAGTGACTGCGGAATATTTGGCATAATTCCGAACTGCGGAAACAAAGAGCAGAGTGATGTTCACATGGGATCTCCGGGATGCTGCTAATAAATGCGGCTCATACGGACAGCGTGGCCTGGTTACTGGCAACGAGCCTTGAATGCACTATGCGTCTTTTCACGTGCACGCGCGTACCAAAAATGGTGGCTAAGTTGAATTTGGCACTTAGGACTCGTTGCACAAAGGGGCAGAGATGTGAGTTTACCACTCTTTCAATTTCAGATTCCCAGATGGGGTATGGACagtagtggcaaacgcaggatttctataggggggtttccaaatgcattccacaattttccacacattggagcaagtgctggagtctaggggagcggtagaagaacctagtaacgacgaccctggacattaatgtaaatattgtctttttatatactggatattGTATGGAATGCAGTATTAATATTTTGCACTATAAATGGTCTATGGTATAGGCtatattaaacatatttaaataacataaataagtggtgaggaaaagattaaacataccattataaataaatacaaaaacataATACAACTagtagtactgcactttctaagcacacattctcccacctcatggtaaggctcctgtctcttcttcctggcagctactccctggtccagagcactgattgaggactcagaaccacacacacagcaaatttggtagaagaatctgataccactgggcatgtgcagcagctctgctatgTCTCTTAAacagcatgatgtggcggcagctctagtaatcgtgctatataccattgctattgttgtcataatttgagccacttgccaagaggaggggggtttctgggcaaccagaaaccccccctgcgtttgacaGAACTGCAGTAGGGTTAGCACAATTCACCCCTTCCCCCCAATTCTAAGGCCGGGTGGTAGGGTGGGAGTAGTTTCAGAGAGATTATGGTTGGTAGTAAAATGTTCTGAGTTTTGCACCACAACGGTGAGGGGGGCGTGTCATActccacccaaagggcgtgtctagttccTACTGTGGGCGtatctatgcttaaatgcttgttgcatGATATTTCTATACAACATTGCTAACACTTTATTTTGGGAAATTGTGCATAAATACTAATATTTTTGAATGCAATACTGGATTTATTGCGTGCAAGCTGTGATCATTTTATTCCTCTCACTCAGCACAGTATACATAATAAATGTGATAAATTCCAGATGtaatttgaccttgtgtgaattcatccctaagcACAGATTTCTTGCCGGGCCAAATGAGAGTATGTTTTGTTTATGGTGTAATAGAAGTTATTTCACCATGAACACTGGACTGCCTGCAGCGTGCATAGGCCCTACCTGTATTTATTGGCTGTTCTGCTTTCCGTACTTTATATTATCCTCCAAATCATTGCGGacaccagatactctaattaaaCACCACTTAGGACTGGATTGTTATCTGCAATACTACAGCATAAGcacggccgcaactaggggggggctaaggggtcacgtgccccaggcgccAGATTTGATAGGGCGCTGAGAACTCGCTCGCCCAGTTCCTCCTCCACCCCCATCCGCCGCGTTCTCCTCCCGCCGCCGCGTTATGTTAAGGGCCCTGCCGCTACTGCAAGGCACCGACCGCCCGCGCCTCCCTCTGCCCGGCTGCCATCGTGCCAGAACCTCCCAGTGACATACAGCAGACGGCCATTCAGGAGGGGAGAAGACAGCCGGTGAGATGATCATCTCATCCTTTCACTGCTTTTTATAGCAATGTGTTTAGTGACACGACTGGCTCATCTATTAGattgatattgagatatatatatatatatatatatacacacacacacatatatatatatatatatatatatatacacacacacacattttttattttattttcgctTGTTTTGTAGTTGATCCGGTTGTGTGTGCTGTTGTGTAGTACTCTGGCTATGGAGGGTAATGTGTAGGGTACTGTATTATATAGGCACATGCATTCTGGTGACAAATCTGGTAGTGAGGATTACACAGTATCTTATATATAAAcgctgaataagaagctaacttgagcctcgtaatagatagatagatagatagatagatagatagatagatagatagatagatacaacacaaaaaaattatccttatcttgcgcctaaAGGAAAAGAGCAGCAGTACAGGTGAGATCTCAGTTGCCAAATCTCAAACTTACATaaacagaaaaaacaattcctgagtgcgctaaagttcttgtatagattgaacggaagtccttccaaatggatatatcttatactgtagaagatggggttttctggattcctacagtggataacccctcaccaaaaagtcacccaaacaaacaattagaataaaattatttaataacaaaattaattcataaaaagccttaTACAAAAGGTCTTATGAACTAttgtacatgaaaacaaattattttatgattccataaatatccagtaggtgatatggatgtacgaactccctcaccttaacaaggtgtgaaCTTGGTACAAGGGAGCGTTATCCTTAACtggattactgatttgtagctgaTAAACCCCAATCAGCTACAAATCAGTAATTTAAGGCTTATAATGTATAAGGCTTTTTCTGAATTCATTTTGTTATTAAAtcattttattctaattgtttgtttgggtgactttttggtgaggggttatccactgtaggaatccagaaaaccCCATCTACTACAGTATAAGACatatccatttggaaggacttccgttcaatctatacaagaactttagcgcactcaggaattgacttttctctctctctctctctctctctctctctctctctctctctctctctctatatatatatatatatatatatatacctttatgCTGTCTGTGTCCTGACGACAGGGTGTATAGCCTTGAAATGTTGATGTATGGTTTAACACGTTTTTTTATGTTATTTACTGACTCTGAGTGCCGTTTATTTCTGGAGCCCTATTATCATAGAATCTGGCACCGGAGCAAATTGATTGGCTGTTGTGAGTGCCGACTCAAATGAGATGTGGCACTCGCTTGCCATACGCATCAAGTTTTCCTGGctcgtcaacgtttcatttattcatataGATTTTGTCAGGACACAACAAAATTTATttgaataaatgaaacgttgacaagaCAGGAAAACCTGCTGCATATGGCTTACGTTAGTACCTGTGAGTGCCGCATCTCGTTTGAtagaatatatgtgtatatatatatatatatatatatatatatatacacatatattctaTGTATGTtaatggggtactactgtgtaatgagaataaggctgcactactgtgtggtgtagtttggaatttctatattttttattttaatttatttatatgtACCTTTTTTTTTTGGTGCGTGTGTGTCGGGGAAGGTggggcgctaaattactgccttgccccgggtgccgaaaatcctagtttcggccctggcataaGTATCGGTCATGTGGGCTACACTGAGAATTGTGTTTGGGATTCTGATTTACATAGGCTGCTTTTAGTCCACCACAAAtcactatatcatacctcccaacattgataaCGGTGGAGGAGGGACACcaacgcgcgccgaaggcgtgcgtccTATTTTTAGGGGGCGTGACCtatcgagaagggggcgtggcctcgcggcaagTGCCATGACCGccaaccacgc from Pseudophryne corroboree isolate aPseCor3 chromosome 5, aPseCor3.hap2, whole genome shotgun sequence encodes the following:
- the LOC134927100 gene encoding pentraxin fusion protein-like, producing the protein MTFIKFFLCALVVSVGWANDCDVPIGVRNYAKYSAVTQSSTYNAQGFKAGPELAVDGNDDNQFMKRSCSHTNNDHEPWLNINMKEKIPVGAVVITNRQDCCRDRLRGAQVLVGDSPYKNNTVCGVITDISKPIITMCCNGMLGEHVTIRIRDRKEYLHVCEVQIFKHNEAPDVKADEVAEQ